The stretch of DNA CCATGAAAGAGGCAATTTCACCAGCCTCATTTGCCTCAAATGCCTCATTTcagtgtcttttttttctctttaaatAACTCATTTTCTTTGGTCGATTTCCAGAATGGCCACATCCCCTtagaggggagtgggggggtAGAAAAGACATGAGAgcgagaaatggagagagagagagagagagagagagagagagagagagagagagagagagagagagagagagaaagaagatggAGTGAAGTGAAGTGGTCTTTCTACACTGCCCACGATAGCTACAACTATTACCATAAAAGCGATCATTTGAAATATGGCTCTAGCTCAATGAACAACAAGAAGCTgaaagaacaacacacacacacccctaaaaTGATGGCGACATGACCTGAAGAATGATGTCGTTGAGAatcactttcagagtgattGTGTGAATTATAGAAACGCTGGCAGCCAATCAAAATCCATCAAATTTGAAAGGCATTATATTTCAACGTGAATGATATTTTTGAGCTGTTATACTTTGTTGTCATTGGTCAATGTGGACACTCATGTCATTGTAGTTACAGTTACAGCTATAGCCATCATTGGCAGTATGAGCAGTccaaaagaggtgtgtgtgtgtctgtgtgtcttgtgtgtgtgtgtcttgtgtgtgtgtcttgtgtgtgtgtgtgtgtgtgtctgtgtgtgtgtgtaaatgttatAAATTAAATAACTTGAACTGTAAGTTAGTCATTATAACATAATTATAGGGATATCCCAGGCATGTCCTTAGACGCTTCCTTGGTGTTTTCAGATGCTGTTGAGGGTGAAGCTGGTGCCAAGCCTGTGGGGGAGGCAGCGGTGGACGGCGTTGACCCAGCCATGCAGCTCCCAGCTGGGGCAGCCGCCGTGGGCCAGCAGCCTGGAGCTCCAGAAGCCCCCAACCAGCCTGGAGGTGGAGGCGGAGGTGCAGTTGGAGGTGAACCCGATGCTGTTGGAGCAGATCATGTAGTGAAGGTCCCCCAGGCTCTGGATGGGAAGGACAGTGCTGCCCATGTGCCACTGGATGGCGCTGTGCCAGTggcaaaacaggaagtggcaGAGGCAGCAGTGCCCGCCCCTGAAGTGGTCAAGAAAGAGCTGGGTGCCCGAGGGGTGCCCTTACGTCAGCACGTGCCGGACCAACCACTCGCCCAACCTGATCAGAAACCCCAACAagcacaacagcaacaacaacaacaagcacaacaacaacaacagcaacaagcacaacaacaacaagcgcGACAagcactactacaacaacaagcACAactgcaacaaaaacaacaacaacagcaacaacagcaacagcaacagcaacaacaacaacagcaacagcagcagcaacagcagcagcaacagcagcagcaacaacagcagcaacaacaacagcaacaacagcagcaacaacaacagcagcaacagcagcaacaacaaccgCAGCAGCAGGCAGTAGCCCAAGAGGACGCCTCACTGAAGCAGAAACTCGATGAGCTGAGCCAACAAAAGCAgaaaaaggaggaagaggaggaggaggagaggaagaaggtgAAGGAGCAGGAGGCGGAGGAGCACCAGCTGCGTCTGGAGAAGGAGCTGGCGGCGCAGCGGGAGGAGACGGTGCGTCTGGCGCGCGAGCGGGAGCGCcagcagctggaggaggagcgCGCACGCCtggagctggagaaggagaaggcCCAGCTGGAGCTGGAGGCCGAGCGCGCGCGCCTGGAGGCCGAGAAGCTGCGCCTGCAGCTGGACAAGGAGAAGGCCCAGCGCGAGGCCAACGAGCTGGCCGAGGCTGAGCGGAAGATGCGCGAgctgcagcggcagcagcagctggaCCAGCTGGACCAGGAGcggaggcaggaggaggaggaggccgtgGACGCCCAGAACGCCCGCGAGAGGATCAACCAGGACGCGGTGGGAGCCGGGGCCGCTATCGGGGCTGGcgtcggaggaggaggagcaccGGGGGGGGTCCTTGAGCCGCAGCCGGTGAAGAACGGCGGCCGGGACCTGAAGGTGAACATGGACGACGGGCTCGTCcagggcgaggaggaggaggaggaggagaagaagaagaagcggGAGCTGGCAGGAGGAAGCGACGGAGGcttgagggagggggagaagagatCCGGCGCTCAGGAGGCGGTCAACAAGAGCAGGGACCACGCGGCTCCCGGCGGGACTGACCTGAAGAGACGCCGGAGGAGGAACGTGCGGCCCCTGCGGGACGAGGGGGGGGACGCAGGGACGGTGCCCAGGCTGGAGACGCTGCTGGACATGGGCCCACAGGACCTCCACGCCGCCCTGGAGAGTCAGCTGCTCGGGGAGACGCTCGTGCACACGCGCCAGATCAAAGAGAGCCAGGCCAAGGAGGAgtagaagtgtgtttgtgtgtggtctcctgtgtacacacacacacacacacacacagagagatgcattcatacacatacacataaaaagGAAGTAGctgaaaacacatacatacacatacacctgttgctacacacacacatctacagtcATGCAAATATGTAgagctgcacaaacacacacatacggctgcatatgaacacacatgtgcatgcgtatgcatcaacacaccagcacattggcgcttgcagtgtgCATGGGTGTTGATACAAAGGCAAGACAAAGACAATGTGTGGGTCAGTTATCAGCCTTAACTTTGTGTTGTATGTCATACATTCCAGACACTCTGAGACATGGAAAGCAATGTAATGTAAGAAATGGCCTTGGAATGAAACAAGTGACGCACAAGTGCAaacttttgcacacacacacacactcaccatccaTTTTCTCAGTGGTCCATCACCTGCCGATCCTCTCTATTACTGCCAATTTACAGAGAAGATCTCTTGGACACGCAACGTACTATGTTGAACCATTTCAAGTCATTCCTTTCTTCTGGAAACTTCCATGTTAAGCAGAAGTAGCCGGAAAATCTGTAAAAATTATGTATGGGGAAATAGGTGCCTTGGACCTCCAGTGATACTTATACATATACAATATCacggtcggggggggggggggggcatttttgaAGGTCATTCAAAGAAAGTTTCTTGGAAGCACAACAGCAACTGAGATTCACTTGCTGTTGTCAGTTCTGtgacaccccccaacacacacacacacacacacacacacacacacacacacacacacacatatcccatGATTCCATACTCCCCAGCATAGAGCCGCTTCAGTGCCCTTAGCCTTGTGTTTTCTAGCCTTAGTGCCTCTCTAGTGGCACTCTGCCTGTCTGTGGCCCTCAGTTCACCTGAGGCTTAGGAGAAAGGCTTTTTGTGAAGTAAATTGGGGATGGTCTGTCTGGATGTCTTGTTAAAGCTTCAAGATCATGTGTCTCATTTTTCATTCTAGCCACTCTTCCCTGGAGAACCACATCGTGGACATGTGAtgttggtttgtttttgtgtgtgtgtggttggttccGAGGAATGGAAGGACGGAGAACCTTCTTGTGAGGTTGCAGAAGTCATATGAGATGTAGATCTAGCTGAAATGATCATTGCGAGACCTTCACAACTCTTTCTTCTTTGGGAAACTTTTGGGGGAAGTTCCTCATTTGCTCCTTTCTGTTTTGTGttcgttttgttttgtttatgtttgtttgtttacctgAGGAGAGTTCTGTTTTTTAGGggggttttgttgttgttgttgttgttgttgttgttgttgttgttgttgttgttgttgttgagcaGATTTCATCATAAGCACATGCGTATAGGGTAAACGGTGGAGACCAGGACGTCCAGTGGgttgcattaaagtgatgatatcggggggggggcatttcaaTGTCATTCGGTCGTACCCTGACATTGTTGTCAAATAaagggtgtggtgtgtgcatgattTTATGCTGTTTACTGTACAAGGGAACCTATTGCAGCCTCAAGACAAAAATGGCATGTAATATATTGAGTTCATATTTTGGCTGTACAGGGCCTGATTATATGCTTTAAAGGTCAACAACCTCTGTGACATGGTCTACTGGAGTAGACTAGTACAGGAGCACAGAGCATTCTTGGATTGCTCTCGCAAAGGTTATTTAGTGTAAACTGTAAACAAGAGACAATGGTAAACATCATGGGTAGTAACATAGTACATAAATTAAATCCAAAGAGGTTTTTGTTTTGTGAGATttttgtataatatatatatttttatttattgtattcATGTCTTTGTTGTATTCTTTTTTCTGagtttttgtgtgagtgagggtgtgAAATTAGTCTATGCAAGACCTTCATTTTACTTCTCACAACTCAAAAGCAAAAGCAGCTGTTGACAGATGTTTTTGCTGCTTGAGGAATACGGTGTTGTTGTCCCCTGGTGTTTATAGTTCATGGCTGTcccgtatttgtgtgtgtgatatttttgggctttttctTTACGTGTTTTCCTCCAGACAGTGTTAAAAgtctatgttgtttttttcttctttttttctgcatGTTAAATATTGTGTCTGTTTCCTCCTGatagatatttttttttctggtttTATGATTCAAAGACTTGTGGCCCCAATGGAGGTTTTGCATACGTTGGGTCACCATTGTATAATGGCAGAGAATGCAAATATGGAGAATTCAACAGCTATCTAAGCATGCCAGGTACCAGTTTGGCAGTTCACTGAGAACTGCAAAGGTTGAGGACTccaacccaccccctccccctcccactcTGCTGTGAACATACCCCCATCATCTTTTATTCAATTGGACTTTCTATGtgcattttttcccctctgaGTGCCTTGCCGTTGAAGCACTTGCCACCAGCATTCCGTACGGGGGGCATGCGGAGGCTTTGCGTTGTTACACCCATCTCAAATGGGACCAGTGCCTCCCTGTCCCTTGCATTTTTGTGCCCGTGTGATGGTGACGTGTAGATCAAACTAACTGCTCCGATCACTTGGACTCTATTCTATTGTCATAGTACAGATTGCAGCTTTGAAATGCAATGTGTCTCTACAGTGTTGTCTCGCTGTTTGTGTTTTAATGCGTTTGCTGATGATAAAGTACCATTCCTGTGTATCAGGGAGCGTTTTACAGTCCATCTCAATACGTTAATTGATGTAAGGCATTTGTCAGACTGTTGATCCTTTTAACTTGAGCTGGATTTATTTTCTATATGATATCTTGAGTGATTGTCTTTGCTCACATGTGCTGTAAAAAGGAAATAaaagtttatatatatatatctatccaAGATCTGGTCGACATGAGTCTGACTAACAGTTTGGTGGTAAAAATTGTTCCTGCCTGCCTGTAGTCTCCTTGTACAGATAAATTAAACGCTCCTTAACTTCTGAGGCTTTTTGTGATCACATTTTTGATATTTCATTGCCAGTGTTAAATAAACCAATTAAAGTCTGTGATAGATATACAACCACAGTCACACATTTTACACCCTCATTAGACGGTCAGTGTATAAGAGACAATGCAGGACTGGGCTGACCAAGGCTTAGTCATCAGTAGTAAGATATAATTTCTCATGAACCATCGTGATTAGTGTCTGTGATATTCTTGTAAATTTTATTTCCTAATGGTGCTTTTTGGAGCCCTTTTTAATAACACTTTATAGTCCTTATTTATGGAACCCAGGGGAAAGCAATCAATCAGGGCAATCGATTCTCTGTTTGCAGTAAAGTCGCATGTGCAGAATCGGCACCTTTCCGTAGACTGGTGTCGGCAGACGTCTGCCCTCGGCCTCTCCCGCCGTTAAAAGCGCGCTTGGGCGGCGTCCAAGGTGAGCATTTCTCTAATGACCAGACCATATTCATTAACACCTCTCGTGCCCGTGACACGGTGTGAAACGGTACCACATGAGCTACATAAAGGACTTTTCCGCCACACTTTCAGCCTCAGTCTGGGCCAGACAGAGCGGGGGCAGCACAGGAACTCCCCCTATGCTCCCCAGAGACGAGGCGTGCTGGTCACTTCTTCCTGTGTCATAAATGAAGATTTATACAGTAGCGCCCATTGCCAGGCCAGGACATGAAGAGTTTTGTTgactttatgttttttttccccttttgtaCATACCAGTGAACCTAGATCATTTTAAGTGTTGGGtacagatttgtgtgtgtgtctgtgttgggaaAAGGCATAAAAATTCTGACAGAGTGGTGCCTGTTAAATGatcttaaaggtgtaggtttttgaacattctaagttccgcaacaattgaaggttctaaaattctatgttgaattcaatgaacccagatattctttagaacgttcatttcccaacattcccgtcacaccggtgtgacggtactcctttaagggttaactgtGTTATACATGTACACTGGTCACTGGTACTTAAAGTGTCCGACATTGgccaaacacaaataaaaaaatccagatgttttttttttttgttttttttaatcttcaATCATCTATGACTGAAAACAGCTTTCTGTAAACAAACTCCATAACCATCCTCGTGCTATAAGAAAACACTAACAAACGTATGCAATCTATCCTAATGGCAGGTTGGTATGACATATTTTGTGCCGGCATCTTTAAGGGCAAGCTTTATGGCTCCAATGTCAATTAGCTTTGCTCTAATGAGGGCTGAGGTTCTTCTGTGAGGGTGCCAGTGATAGGGGCACGGGGGAGTCGCTGGTGATTGTAGGTGAGTGTACCTCCAACAAAAGAGCCACATTTTAATGTCTGTAGTCTTTCAGGCTGAGTGAAGTGGACCCCGGCCAGGGGGCAGCGGCACATAAAAAGGGGGAACTGGGCTTtcatgtcttccagagcacattgTACACACTTCATATCTCACTTGgccccagtctctctctctctctctctttctttctttctctctctctctggaggccTCTTAGAGAAATGAACACGTCTGGATCACATTAGGGCTTTACTTTCTTTCATCTACTCCAACCTATGGTCCCAGGAGATTGGTCACAAAAGGGCACAAGATGACAGAAACACAAGACACATCAGGATGAAAATAAACACGTGTATTTCCAAATTGTGGGTAACACTGACCCATAATGACTTCAGAATACTCACTTGATACAAAAATTTGAATCTTTTAAGTCTTTACATCTTTATAAAACTGAGAACACTGTTATTCCTGTATTTCAGGGGCGTTTTTTTTATAGCGCAGAGCATATGGCccaaaatgaataaatagatTAATTCTTCAAACCCAGTAGTCTTCTCATCTCCAGCGACTTCACAATGTACATCCTAATGCAGGTCCTTATTTTTCCCTGGACAAGGAAAGTGTCAACACTCGATGCTATTTCCCAGCTTTCTTTGCCTACaaatacaacaacaactacttagttaacattaacacacaaacacagtgtagTTCATAATTCTTAATAGTCTGAAGGTTCTCAGTGAGACGTGTTTGTATCAGTATCTATCCATCCAATCGACACAAATGGGCAGTTTTTACCTGAGTAAGTGCATCTTGACCATCTTTTCAACCAAGGTGTATGAATGATTCTATCCATCAATGTAATCATGTAAGCACAGCGAGAGCAGtgcaaatgtaggctacacctCTGTAAAGAACAACCACGCCCCTCAACGGTAGAGTTCATGCTGACAACTGCGGTGTGAGAAACACAGTAGACAGTACACAGGGCTAGTAGTGACTATATGCAGCCATTAAAGGAAGCTTACCGCTGATGTGAAGCACGTCTTCAGCGCTTCAAACTCTTTCACGCACAAGTCTTTCTGCAACTCCTGTTTGCCCACGGTCGTCGCTGTCACACACTTGCCGTATGCAGTTGCCTGCattgtcaacataaaaaaaacatggagaATCGATTTAACATAAACCACACCACAGGTATTCAAGCAAATGTttcggagaatgacagtgttaCCTCCGGTGCACATTGCGCCAGCAGCTCTGGGAAAAGCTTCATTCGGTCTCGACTGCGCTTCCAAGCATTTGTCCCTGACATCTCGAGACCGGTTTACCTAATATCCAACAACGGGACACGATTGTCTAGTATTCCTGACAACACCAATATAATTACCACTAAGGACTGGATACGGTTACACTGAATGTGTACAATTTAGTTCGCAAACCTGTCATtccgttattattttttaaaaagatgttCACCCTTGTTATGATTCATGCGAGGCGCCATATTGGACTTGTGACCTATGAACTTGTAGACGCAGCTTTGATATCCAAGTATGATTCGTCGAGAACACATCTATACGCAAATGCAATACAC from Alosa sapidissima isolate fAloSap1 chromosome 24, fAloSap1.pri, whole genome shotgun sequence encodes:
- the ndufaf8 gene encoding NADH dehydrogenase [ubiquinone] 1 alpha subcomplex assembly factor 8, whose protein sequence is MSGTNAWKRSRDRMKLFPELLAQCAPEATAYGKCVTATTVGKQELQKDLCVKEFEALKTCFTSAAKKAGK